One Thalassophryne amazonica chromosome 10, fThaAma1.1, whole genome shotgun sequence genomic region harbors:
- the si:ch211-212d10.1 gene encoding granzyme B — MWATQELSRTAIMYIQSKVFIIIAALTLDRQADGGGIIGGHEAVPHSRPYMALVEMLSTDNKISYCDGFLISQDFVMTAAHCRNKSYKVFLGVHNFNKNETMYQIIPVNDAFPHQDFKATKPPQNDLMLLKLSSKANFNNYVKPIELADHVCDSCPERCLVSGWGHCNSNTNSCRKLMEVNITLVHLDKCNKSHVYCSKGNTGPAHGDSGGPLVCEDGKAYGVISFTYQPHSNDEPIHGFARISDYREWIEQTMTHKANP, encoded by the exons ATGTGGGCCACTCAGGAGCTCAGCAGGACTGCCATCATGTACATTCAGAGTaaagtgttcataataatagctgCACTGACTCTAGATCGTCAAG CTGATGGAGGTGGAATCATTGGCGGCCATGAGGCTGTGCCGCACAGCAGGCCTTACATGGCGCTGGTGGAGATGCTGAGCACTGACAACAAAATCAGCTACTGCGATGGCTTTCTTATCAGTCAAGACTTTGTAATGACTGCTGCCCACTGCCGTAATAA ATCCTACAAAGTCTTTCTTGGAGTTCACAATTTCAACAAAAATGAAACGATGTACCAGATTATACCTGTGAATGATGCATTTCCACATCAAGACTTCAAGGCCACTAAACCACCACAAAATGACTTAATGCTACTAaag TTGAGCTCCAAGGCAAATTTCAACAACTATGTGAAGCCCATCGAGCTTGCAGACCATGTTTGTGACAGTTGTCCAGAACGCTGTCTTGTGTCTGGCTGGGGCCATTGTAACAGCAACACAAATAGTTGTAGAAAACTCATGGAAGTCAACATAACACTGGTTCATCTTGACAAGTGCAATAAGAGCCATGTTTACTGCTCTAAGGGAAATACTGGACCTGCCCAT GGAGACTCTGGTGGTCCTCTGGTTTGCGAAGATGGCAAAGCCTATGGGGTGATTTCCTTCACCTATCAACCACACTCAAACGACGAACCAATCCATGGGTTTGCCAGGATCTCTGATTACAGAGAATGGATCGAGCAGACCATGACACATAAAGCAAATCCCTAA